A region of Paenibacillus thiaminolyticus DNA encodes the following proteins:
- a CDS encoding TetR/AcrR family transcriptional regulator encodes MDKKQLIFNCGWELFHSKGFKDTNIADIAKMAGIAVGTFYNYYSSKEKLFFEIYMKENEILKKRIVESLDMNQDPVTLVSTLVEQNISAMNSNIILKEWYNRDLFRELEHYYEEVKGNDDSIRSLYNDLFKKWKAEGKIREDIDDELLPAFFDSLAYIDSHKEEIGVRHFPQVIQYLAEFIMKGLTDCQK; translated from the coding sequence ATGGATAAAAAACAGCTTATCTTTAATTGTGGTTGGGAATTATTCCACTCCAAAGGATTCAAAGATACGAATATCGCAGACATTGCAAAAATGGCGGGAATAGCAGTGGGGACTTTTTATAACTACTATTCCTCGAAAGAGAAATTGTTCTTTGAAATCTATATGAAAGAAAATGAGATATTGAAAAAGCGGATTGTTGAATCCCTAGACATGAATCAAGATCCCGTAACACTTGTGAGCACATTAGTGGAGCAGAACATCAGTGCTATGAACTCGAATATCATACTGAAGGAATGGTATAACCGGGATCTCTTCCGGGAACTGGAACACTACTATGAAGAGGTCAAAGGAAATGATGATTCCATTCGCAGTCTATATAATGACTTATTTAAAAAATGGAAAGCGGAAGGAAAAATAAGAGAGGATATTGATGATGAACTTTTGCCCGCATTCTTTGACTCGTTAGCGTATATCGATTCACATAAGGAAGAGATTGGGGTTCGCCATTTTCCACAAGTGATACAGTATTTGGCGGAGTTTATCATGAAAGGGTTAACGGACTGCCAAAAATAG
- a CDS encoding aminoglycoside phosphotransferase family protein, whose translation MKSGLEAEVTKISVGELQFVLKVWNRDSKPDVRNQYKLLEAFYNRGLPVSKPYGWGLDRDENSVLLTSFDGSPIEKANQRLFKALIEMLTRVHRIPLQDIDEFALPKHDFISYFYPGIEEHIDLRDLLVQLVECADMKQDCLIHGDFHIGNVLEAEGTHTIIDWTNGQLGDPRYDMAWSMVLMKIYGGMRLSTHLLSAIVKETSYTSEELELFEAIACLRWILFHRMAFLPLRKGTISRVRSILKNNGHLNEELL comes from the coding sequence ATGAAGTCCGGTCTGGAAGCAGAGGTAACGAAAATCAGTGTAGGCGAGCTTCAGTTTGTGCTCAAAGTCTGGAATCGCGATTCCAAGCCCGATGTTCGTAATCAGTATAAGCTGTTAGAAGCTTTTTATAATCGGGGGTTGCCGGTTTCTAAACCGTATGGCTGGGGGCTTGATCGAGACGAGAATTCTGTCTTATTAACGAGCTTCGACGGAAGTCCTATCGAGAAAGCAAATCAGCGTTTGTTTAAAGCGCTTATAGAGATGCTAACTCGCGTACATAGAATTCCTCTCCAAGATATAGATGAATTCGCGCTTCCCAAGCATGATTTTATTTCTTATTTTTATCCGGGGATTGAAGAACATATTGATCTACGAGATTTGCTTGTTCAACTCGTTGAATGTGCGGATATGAAGCAAGATTGCCTGATTCATGGGGATTTTCATATAGGGAATGTGTTGGAAGCGGAAGGGACGCATACCATAATCGATTGGACCAACGGGCAGCTTGGTGACCCCAGATACGATATGGCCTGGTCAATGGTGTTGATGAAGATATATGGCGGCATGAGGCTAAGTACCCATTTACTTTCTGCGATTGTAAAAGAAACTTCATATACAAGCGAGGAACTGGAACTGTTCGAGGCAATTGCTTGTTTGAGGTGGATTTTGTTTCACAGAATGGCTTTTCTGCCTCTCCGAAAAGGCACGATTTCAAGAGTAAGGAGCATATTGAAAAATAATGGGCACTTGAATGAAGAGTTACTTTGA
- a CDS encoding DUF7660 family protein, translated as MKKILFELVDEVTDEKSFLHFMNELRKDRINHKEEWENESIEAFLEAANEWGLTSIDGLPYYNKPDNPWKRCAQILYMGKIYE; from the coding sequence ATGAAGAAGATACTTTTCGAACTGGTAGATGAAGTGACAGATGAAAAATCTTTTCTACACTTTATGAATGAACTTAGAAAGGACAGGATTAACCATAAAGAAGAGTGGGAGAATGAATCGATAGAAGCCTTTCTGGAAGCCGCCAATGAATGGGGATTGACGTCAATTGACGGTCTGCCGTATTACAACAAACCCGATAACCCATGGAAGAGGTGTGCTCAGATCCTGTATATGGGGAAGATTTATGAGTAA
- a CDS encoding SH3 domain-containing protein, whose translation MFKKVAILSLAIASTSVLAQGAYAAENKVQANVNNQHQAVTADSGLVLLSATYEIKENGVRFRSNPSLSGTVIGLLNKGDMVNGGRQDPVYADGYNWINVYSYKHNAWGWVAVNYVTEIG comes from the coding sequence ATGTTCAAAAAAGTTGCAATCTTGTCGTTGGCGATCGCTAGTACGTCCGTCCTGGCCCAAGGAGCATATGCCGCGGAGAATAAGGTTCAAGCTAATGTGAATAATCAGCATCAAGCCGTGACCGCCGATAGCGGACTGGTCCTTCTAAGTGCAACGTATGAAATAAAGGAAAATGGAGTTCGATTCCGAAGCAATCCTTCCTTATCCGGGACAGTGATTGGCTTGCTTAATAAGGGCGATATGGTGAACGGAGGACGTCAAGATCCTGTATACGCAGACGGCTATAACTGGATCAATGTATATAGCTACAAACATAATGCTTGGGGTTGGGTAGCAGTCAATTATGTGACGGAGATCGGATGA
- a CDS encoding RNA polymerase sigma factor → MLRERCERDELFFHELCDTYFKPIYKYCRKLAKSQLELMDFADECTQNTFLEARKQISKLKNHPNVEGWLFTTARNFVNLSFRAMYLKNRYEVLMTDDINNQLESRNNEIDQLIENAVDVDELYDQVLMNLSTSEYELYTDYYIQNMSIADLTRKYEVSGNAITTRIYRINKKIRSIVQTLVVSLDIG, encoded by the coding sequence GTGTTGAGGGAAAGATGCGAACGTGATGAGCTTTTTTTTCATGAATTATGTGATACCTATTTCAAGCCGATCTATAAATATTGCAGGAAATTGGCAAAATCGCAGTTGGAGCTTATGGACTTTGCCGATGAATGTACGCAAAATACCTTTTTGGAAGCGAGAAAGCAAATCTCTAAGCTGAAAAATCACCCGAATGTGGAAGGATGGCTATTCACTACGGCCAGGAATTTCGTGAATCTATCGTTTCGAGCGATGTATCTCAAAAATAGGTATGAAGTACTCATGACGGATGATATTAATAACCAATTGGAATCGCGGAATAATGAAATCGATCAGCTTATCGAAAACGCTGTCGATGTGGATGAATTATATGATCAAGTGTTAATGAACTTGAGTACAAGCGAATATGAACTGTATACGGATTATTACATTCAGAACATGTCAATTGCGGATCTGACTCGCAAATATGAGGTATCGGGTAATGCAATTACGACAAGAATCTACCGGATTAATAAAAAAATCAGGAGCATAGTTCAGACGCTTGTCGTGAGTCTCGATATTGGATAA
- a CDS encoding helix-turn-helix transcriptional regulator: MNTRFTEQDRSILESYDSVVEGLADYLGDASEIVLHSLEDYQHSVIKIANGHHTGRELGAPITNLALQMLQEIEQSNSKQAISYFTRSKNNRLMKSSTIAIRGEAGKIIGLLCININLDEPFSQVLQAFVPHPDLESRGQTEHFASSVEDMIQETIERTIEGVDASPDISYANRNKHIIGLLYERGVFNMRDAVTIVASALKITKHTVYLHLRNHTSKSEKKVSH; this comes from the coding sequence ATGAACACAAGATTTACGGAACAGGATCGTTCTATATTGGAGTCGTATGATTCGGTGGTGGAAGGCTTGGCTGATTACTTGGGGGATGCCTCCGAGATCGTGCTGCATAGTCTGGAAGATTACCAGCATTCCGTTATCAAGATTGCGAACGGGCATCATACGGGAAGGGAATTGGGAGCGCCGATCACCAATCTGGCTCTGCAAATGCTGCAAGAGATTGAACAGTCCAACTCGAAGCAGGCAATCAGTTATTTTACGAGGAGCAAGAACAATCGTCTGATGAAGTCGAGCACGATCGCGATCCGGGGCGAGGCTGGGAAAATTATCGGATTGCTGTGCATTAACATAAATCTGGATGAGCCGTTTTCTCAGGTACTCCAAGCCTTTGTGCCGCATCCGGATCTGGAATCAAGGGGGCAGACGGAGCATTTTGCCTCATCTGTCGAGGATATGATTCAGGAAACGATTGAACGAACGATTGAGGGGGTTGACGCTTCTCCCGATATCTCGTATGCGAACCGGAATAAGCATATTATCGGCCTCTTATATGAGCGGGGCGTATTCAATATGAGGGACGCCGTAACGATTGTAGCGAGCGCGCTCAAGATTACGAAGCATACGGTGTATTTGCATCTGCGCAATCATACATCGAAAAGTGAAAAGAAGGTTAGCCATTAA
- a CDS encoding PTS sugar transporter subunit IIC, translated as MDIAIGTLLLLLVLSLFSLFSFKAPNGMKAMGALANAAVASFLVEAFQSYVGGDLFGFELAKEVGLASGSMGGVAAAALVALAMGVSPVYALLLGAACAGTGLLPGFIAGYLVSFIVKFIEKKVPDGLDLIVCIIVAAPLVRFAANIATPIVDATLLNIGGIITTAANNNPIIMGIVLGGVITVVATAPLSSMALTAMLGLTGLPMAIGALSVMGSSFMNFVFFHRMKFGDRSSTIAVAIEPLTQADVISANPIPVYVTNFLGGAMAGIVVALFNLTNNATGTATPIAGLMVMYGFNDAKTVTIAAVLCALCGIVAGFIGSIIFKNFKIRTVAEIRGTAPATGTEAA; from the coding sequence ATGGACATCGCAATCGGCACCTTATTGCTTCTACTGGTATTGTCCCTGTTCTCCCTCTTCAGCTTCAAAGCGCCGAACGGCATGAAGGCGATGGGGGCATTGGCCAATGCGGCGGTTGCCAGCTTTTTGGTGGAAGCGTTCCAAAGCTATGTAGGCGGAGACTTGTTCGGCTTCGAGCTCGCGAAGGAAGTCGGGCTTGCTTCCGGCAGCATGGGCGGCGTAGCCGCTGCCGCGCTGGTCGCGCTCGCTATGGGGGTCTCCCCCGTCTATGCGCTGCTGCTTGGCGCAGCCTGTGCCGGCACCGGCTTGCTCCCTGGCTTTATCGCCGGTTACCTCGTCTCGTTCATCGTCAAGTTTATTGAGAAGAAGGTTCCGGACGGACTCGATCTCATCGTCTGCATTATCGTCGCCGCACCGCTCGTCCGCTTCGCAGCCAATATCGCGACGCCGATCGTCGACGCCACGCTGCTCAATATCGGCGGCATCATTACGACAGCAGCGAACAATAATCCGATTATTATGGGCATCGTCCTGGGCGGAGTCATTACCGTCGTCGCGACCGCGCCGCTCAGCTCCATGGCGCTTACCGCGATGCTAGGTCTGACCGGGCTGCCGATGGCGATTGGGGCCTTGTCTGTCATGGGTTCATCCTTCATGAACTTCGTGTTCTTCCACCGCATGAAGTTCGGCGACCGCAGCTCCACGATTGCCGTGGCTATCGAGCCGTTAACCCAGGCGGACGTCATCTCCGCCAACCCGATACCGGTCTATGTGACCAATTTCCTGGGCGGGGCCATGGCCGGAATCGTCGTCGCCCTGTTCAACCTGACCAACAATGCGACCGGCACCGCGACCCCGATTGCCGGACTGATGGTCATGTATGGCTTCAACGATGCCAAGACCGTGACAATCGCGGCCGTATTATGTGCGCTGTGCGGCATCGTGGCGGGCTTCATCGGCTCAATCATCTTCAAGAACTTCAAAATCCGCACCGTCGCCGAAATCCGCGGAACCGCGCCCGCGACCGGCACCGAAGCGGCTTGA
- the sdaAB gene encoding L-serine ammonia-lyase, iron-sulfur-dependent subunit beta, protein MPFHSVFDIIGPIMIGPSSSHTAGANRIGRVARKLFGRLPESVTVTLYGSFAKTYRGHGTDVAIISGILDFDTADERIPDALDIAAEQGLDVQFVLSDDIVEHPNTARLTLRDKRGALEVVGVSIGGGSMEIREVIQLDDNPYGSHPMMLVLHEDKHGAVAHVTSLLAEHHINIGYMEVSRSGKGQSALMAIELDESIDDAVIHHMHKLPHIKEIWQVKTYQRTNSEGGRPCSIA, encoded by the coding sequence ATGCCGTTTCACTCCGTTTTTGACATTATCGGCCCCATTATGATCGGTCCGTCCAGTTCGCATACGGCCGGAGCCAACCGCATCGGCCGCGTGGCGCGCAAGCTGTTCGGGCGCTTACCCGAATCCGTGACGGTAACCCTGTATGGATCATTCGCCAAAACTTACCGGGGCCATGGAACCGATGTGGCCATCATAAGCGGAATTCTTGACTTCGACACGGCGGACGAGCGGATTCCGGACGCCCTCGATATCGCCGCGGAGCAAGGGCTGGACGTACAGTTCGTGCTGTCGGATGACATCGTGGAGCATCCCAATACCGCGCGTCTTACCCTGAGAGACAAGCGTGGCGCGCTGGAGGTCGTCGGGGTATCGATTGGCGGCGGCAGCATGGAAATCCGTGAAGTCATTCAATTAGACGACAACCCGTACGGCAGCCATCCAATGATGCTCGTCCTGCACGAGGACAAGCACGGCGCCGTAGCCCATGTGACGTCGCTGCTCGCCGAGCATCATATCAACATCGGATATATGGAAGTATCCCGTTCGGGCAAAGGACAGAGCGCCTTGATGGCGATCGAGCTCGACGAATCGATCGACGACGCGGTCATCCATCATATGCACAAGCTCCCTCATATTAAGGAGATATGGCAAGTGAAGACATATCAGCGCACGAACTCCGAAGGAGGCAGACCATGTTCCATAGCGTAG
- the sdaAA gene encoding L-serine ammonia-lyase, iron-sulfur-dependent, subunit alpha gives MFHSVAELLQLAEERQINISRVMLEREMKIRQQSEEEIMHMMEANLTVMEQAIEKGLKGVVSHSGLTGGDAVLLQRYIAGGHSLAGPLILDAVSKAVATNEVNAAMGIICANPTAGAAGVVPGTLFAVKEKLKPTRKQMVEFLFTAGAFGFVIANNAFISGAAGGCQAEVGSATGMAAAAIVEMAGGTPRQSAEAMAIALKNMLGLVCDPVAGLVEVPCVKRNGVGASAAVVAADMALAGIKSRIPPDEVIMAMYEVGLSMPSSLRETAEGGLANTPAGRKLEAMVLGGSQ, from the coding sequence ATGTTCCATAGCGTAGCCGAGCTGCTCCAGCTTGCCGAGGAGAGACAGATTAACATATCGCGTGTCATGCTGGAAAGAGAAATGAAGATTCGACAGCAATCGGAAGAAGAAATTATGCACATGATGGAGGCCAACCTGACTGTCATGGAGCAGGCGATCGAGAAAGGCCTGAAGGGGGTCGTCTCCCATTCCGGTCTGACCGGAGGAGATGCCGTCCTGCTTCAGCGCTACATTGCCGGCGGCCATTCCTTGGCCGGTCCCCTCATTCTCGATGCGGTCAGCAAGGCGGTGGCAACCAATGAAGTGAACGCGGCCATGGGCATCATCTGCGCCAACCCTACCGCTGGAGCGGCAGGCGTCGTGCCGGGGACGCTATTCGCGGTCAAGGAGAAGCTGAAGCCTACACGGAAGCAAATGGTGGAGTTCCTGTTCACGGCGGGAGCATTCGGGTTCGTCATCGCCAATAATGCCTTCATCTCGGGCGCGGCGGGAGGCTGCCAAGCCGAGGTCGGCTCCGCCACGGGAATGGCCGCGGCGGCGATTGTCGAGATGGCGGGCGGAACGCCGCGCCAGTCAGCCGAAGCGATGGCGATCGCGCTGAAAAACATGCTCGGCTTAGTATGCGATCCGGTGGCTGGCCTGGTGGAGGTTCCTTGCGTGAAGCGCAACGGAGTCGGCGCCTCCGCAGCGGTTGTAGCCGCGGATATGGCATTGGCCGGGATCAAGAGCCGAATACCGCCCGACGAGGTCATCATGGCGATGTATGAAGTCGGCCTCTCCATGCCAAGCTCCCTCCGCGAGACGGCGGAAGGAGGACTGGCCAACACCCCTGCCGGCCGCAAGCTGGAAGCGATGGTGCTTGGCGGCAGTCAATAG
- a CDS encoding carboxymuconolactone decarboxylase family protein produces MSEMDNKVQAYKNEIAELESTLPDVTQAYHAFTGACFADGALDAKTKQLIALGIGLFANNEVCTLYHVNEARHKGAGDAEIMEAVAVAAAIGGGHALSQGVMRVQKALNGNGAHLS; encoded by the coding sequence ATATCCGAAATGGATAACAAAGTGCAGGCTTATAAGAATGAGATTGCCGAGCTGGAATCGACCTTGCCGGACGTCACGCAAGCTTATCATGCGTTTACGGGCGCTTGCTTCGCCGACGGGGCGCTGGATGCGAAGACGAAGCAGCTGATCGCCCTTGGGATCGGCTTGTTCGCGAACAATGAGGTATGCACGTTATACCATGTGAACGAGGCGAGACATAAAGGAGCGGGCGACGCGGAAATTATGGAGGCCGTGGCGGTCGCGGCCGCTATCGGAGGCGGTCATGCGCTGTCCCAGGGCGTGATGCGGGTTCAGAAGGCGCTGAACGGCAACGGCGCTCACTTGTCTTAG
- a CDS encoding dihydrodipicolinate reductase: protein MKEKIRVIQYGCGKMGLYFLRYLHEKGAEIVGAIDVNPNIVGKDAGEVAGLGLKLNVPVRADAEQVFKECDAQVCIIATTSLLSDTYAAFELAARHGVNAISTCEEAFYPWTTSPALTSRLDRLAKDNGCTLAGSGYQDVFWGNLITVLAGATHQITRIEGKSSYNVEEYGIALAEVHGAGLTLQEFEEKIASNNDLPSFMRNANEWLCSQFGWTIKSMDQQLVPMTHDQDLHSTTLGRTIPAGDATGMSAVVTTVTHQGPVIVTECIGKVYAEDEVDHNDWVIKGEPMTEVNISCPATVELTCATVVNRIPDLLQAPAGFYTTEKMAPAQYRTYPLHYYVK, encoded by the coding sequence ATGAAAGAGAAAATTAGAGTCATTCAGTACGGCTGCGGAAAAATGGGTTTATATTTTCTAAGATATCTGCATGAGAAGGGCGCGGAAATCGTCGGGGCCATCGATGTGAATCCGAATATCGTCGGCAAGGACGCAGGCGAGGTGGCAGGCCTGGGCCTCAAGCTGAATGTGCCTGTCCGTGCGGATGCCGAGCAAGTCTTCAAGGAATGTGATGCGCAAGTCTGCATTATCGCGACGACAAGCCTGCTGTCGGATACGTACGCAGCATTCGAGCTGGCGGCCCGTCACGGGGTGAACGCGATCAGCACCTGTGAAGAAGCCTTCTATCCATGGACAACCTCCCCGGCTTTGACGAGCCGTCTTGACCGGCTCGCGAAGGACAACGGCTGCACCTTGGCGGGATCCGGGTATCAGGACGTATTTTGGGGCAATCTAATCACAGTATTGGCCGGAGCGACGCATCAGATTACGAGAATCGAGGGCAAGTCGAGCTACAACGTCGAGGAGTATGGCATTGCGCTTGCCGAGGTGCACGGGGCCGGATTGACCCTGCAGGAATTCGAGGAGAAGATCGCCAGCAACAACGACCTCCCGTCCTTCATGAGAAATGCGAACGAATGGCTCTGCTCGCAGTTCGGGTGGACGATCAAATCAATGGATCAGCAGCTCGTGCCAATGACGCATGATCAAGATCTGCATTCCACGACGCTCGGCCGCACCATCCCGGCAGGCGATGCCACCGGCATGTCCGCCGTCGTCACGACGGTGACCCATCAAGGTCCGGTTATCGTGACGGAATGCATCGGCAAAGTGTATGCCGAGGATGAAGTCGACCATAACGATTGGGTCATTAAGGGCGAGCCAATGACTGAGGTCAATATCTCCTGCCCGGCAACGGTCGAGCTGACATGCGCGACGGTCGTCAACCGGATTCCGGATCTGCTGCAGGCGCCGGCCGGCTTCTACACCACCGAGAAAATGGCTCCGGCTCAATACCGGACTTATCCGCTTCATTATTACGTCAAATAA
- a CDS encoding MerR family transcriptional regulator, with the protein MDKLSIGRMAELNHTSVQTLRYYYKLGLLKPEFVDETTGYRYYSIKQCARLDLINYMKYLGMSLDNIMAWFDSEDIASIPAMLREQAALVDRKRKELEQMDKAIQVSIKNYDTYMNAPQDGQLVLQRIPACYPIGEVPKTARCLKTR; encoded by the coding sequence ATGGACAAGCTATCGATCGGCCGCATGGCGGAGCTGAACCATACCTCGGTGCAGACGCTCCGCTATTATTACAAGCTGGGACTGTTGAAGCCGGAGTTCGTCGATGAGACTACCGGTTACCGCTATTATTCGATCAAGCAGTGCGCCAGACTTGATTTAATCAATTATATGAAGTATCTGGGCATGTCGCTGGACAATATTATGGCCTGGTTCGACAGCGAGGATATCGCCTCGATTCCTGCGATGCTGCGGGAGCAGGCCGCGCTTGTTGATCGCAAGCGCAAGGAACTGGAGCAGATGGATAAGGCGATCCAGGTCAGCATCAAAAATTACGACACGTATATGAACGCGCCGCAGGACGGACAGCTTGTGCTGCAGCGTATTCCCGCGTGCTATCCGATAGGCGAAGTCCCTAAAACTGCACGGTGTCTCAAGACACGTTGA
- a CDS encoding MgtC/SapB family protein, with translation MIVMMMKLALALLFGLLIGLDRQMKQKQLGMRPSMVICIASCLLTIVSIEAFGKFGGADHPNMDPMRLAAQIVSGVGFIGAGVILRRSNEVISGLTSAALIWSASALGVAIGAGFYAEAICGVLLLIAAVNLVPILLKSLGSARLNRCDVSLKVVVESNPRMTELIRRIQKNHMPAPEEMASTDKAEFKIRHFKLKDLDSGRQRMDLVLSVPEHHYLTEIYYYIKKIDHVLSVEVEQL, from the coding sequence ATGATAGTGATGATGATGAAGCTGGCACTGGCCCTGTTGTTCGGGCTGTTGATCGGACTTGACCGGCAAATGAAGCAGAAGCAGCTGGGGATGCGGCCCAGCATGGTGATTTGCATTGCCAGTTGTCTGCTGACGATTGTGTCGATCGAAGCCTTCGGCAAATTCGGGGGCGCAGATCATCCGAATATGGATCCAATGCGGCTGGCCGCCCAGATTGTTAGCGGCGTCGGCTTTATTGGGGCCGGTGTTATTTTGCGCAGAAGCAATGAGGTGATCTCCGGGCTCACTTCCGCGGCGCTTATCTGGTCGGCATCTGCCCTTGGGGTCGCTATCGGGGCCGGGTTTTATGCCGAGGCGATCTGCGGCGTCCTGCTGCTGATTGCTGCCGTCAATCTGGTTCCCATTCTTTTGAAGTCGCTTGGGTCAGCGAGATTGAACCGCTGTGATGTGTCGCTGAAGGTCGTGGTGGAATCGAATCCTCGCATGACCGAGCTCATCCGGCGGATTCAGAAGAATCATATGCCTGCCCCGGAGGAGATGGCATCCACAGATAAGGCCGAATTCAAGATCCGGCACTTTAAGCTCAAAGATCTCGACAGTGGACGGCAGCGGATGGATCTGGTGCTGTCTGTGCCGGAGCATCATTATTTGACCGAGATCTATTATTACATCAAAAAAATTGATCATGTGCTCAGTGTAGAAGTGGAGCAGTTATAA